From Actinopolymorpha cephalotaxi, one genomic window encodes:
- a CDS encoding bifunctional acetate--CoA ligase family protein/GNAT family N-acetyltransferase has protein sequence MTADLPYPARWEADVVLRDGGTALLRPIRSDDAELLVAFYARVSDESKYYRFFAPYPHLSARDVERFTQVDHRDRVAFILTVGDEMIAVARYDRIGPREAEAAFLVQDAHQGRGVGSVLLEHLAQAARENGIEKFTAEVLPENRRMAVVFREAGYEVTGDMEDGVVTFALEIEPTSMSMAVMGAREHRAEARSVERLLTPASIAVVGASRSRDKVGQALVRNLVLGGFTGPVYAVNPTARAVAGVPAYGSLLDVPGEIDLAVVAVPADAVRDVVIDCAAKGVHGLLVVSSGFAETGREGRERQRKLARLARAYGLRVIGPSALGIINTSPDLCLNASLSPVVPARGAVGFFCQSGELGSVILETVARRGLGLSTFVSAGNRADVSGNDLMQYWGEDAATEVVLLFLESIGNPRKFSRVARRLAQTKPVVAVRSGRFTQGVPIGHTVHRTTVPQAAVDAMFRQAGVILVDTLDAMLDVAQVLAYQPLPAGGDLAIVGNSDSLGMLAADSAAEAGLTVVRQAGALPPDATAEDFERALGEVIHDEEVDSVLAVWVSPVDRDGADVAEVIARVAGECTKPVVVTFLGSQGVPEPLRRYDEDGVAVRGSVPSYPSPDAGVRALAKVTAYARWRASPRGRIPPLEGIDDDRARSIVAGVLADRPDGGDVEGKDLDDLLACYGIDIWPAYPVGSADEAVATAERLGWNVVLKATAPHLRQRPDMADVWRNIDTEVEMRDAWATMAGTIGEPERAGFVVQQMAAPGVPVVIGCAEDQMFGPIVSFGLAGVATDLLGDLAYRIPPLTDVDAAEMVREVRAAPLLFGHRGGEHADVAALEDLLHRVSRLAQDLPEVVTAYLQPVLSRPSGLTVLGARVQVVPVEPQARTDWYARRLTRL, from the coding sequence GTGACCGCCGACCTGCCGTACCCCGCCCGCTGGGAGGCCGACGTCGTGCTCCGCGACGGCGGTACGGCCCTCCTGCGGCCGATCCGGTCCGACGACGCCGAACTGCTGGTGGCCTTCTACGCACGCGTGTCCGACGAATCGAAGTACTACCGGTTCTTCGCGCCGTACCCCCACCTGTCCGCGCGCGACGTCGAACGCTTCACCCAGGTCGACCACCGCGACCGGGTGGCGTTCATCCTGACCGTCGGCGACGAGATGATCGCCGTGGCCCGCTACGACCGGATCGGTCCGCGGGAGGCGGAGGCGGCGTTCCTGGTGCAGGACGCGCACCAGGGCCGGGGAGTGGGCAGCGTCCTGCTGGAGCACCTCGCCCAGGCCGCCCGGGAGAACGGCATCGAGAAGTTCACCGCCGAGGTGCTGCCGGAGAACCGCCGGATGGCCGTGGTCTTCCGGGAGGCGGGCTATGAGGTGACCGGCGACATGGAGGACGGCGTTGTCACCTTCGCCCTGGAGATCGAGCCCACGTCGATGAGCATGGCGGTGATGGGTGCGCGCGAACACCGGGCCGAGGCCCGCTCGGTGGAACGCCTGCTCACCCCGGCTTCGATCGCGGTGGTCGGCGCCAGCCGGTCGCGGGACAAGGTGGGCCAGGCGCTGGTCCGCAACCTCGTGCTCGGCGGCTTCACCGGACCGGTGTACGCCGTGAACCCGACCGCGCGCGCGGTGGCCGGCGTGCCGGCGTACGGCAGCCTGCTCGACGTTCCCGGCGAGATCGACCTCGCGGTGGTGGCTGTTCCCGCGGACGCCGTCCGCGACGTGGTGATCGACTGCGCGGCCAAGGGGGTGCACGGCCTGCTGGTCGTCTCCAGCGGGTTCGCCGAGACCGGGCGGGAGGGGCGCGAACGTCAACGCAAGCTTGCGCGGCTGGCGCGGGCGTACGGCCTGCGGGTGATCGGCCCGAGCGCGCTCGGCATCATCAACACCTCGCCCGATCTGTGCCTGAACGCGTCCCTGTCGCCGGTGGTGCCGGCGCGCGGTGCGGTCGGCTTCTTCTGCCAGTCCGGCGAGCTGGGCTCGGTGATCCTGGAGACGGTGGCCCGGCGGGGTCTCGGCCTGTCGACGTTCGTGTCCGCGGGCAACCGCGCCGACGTGTCCGGCAACGACCTGATGCAGTACTGGGGCGAGGACGCGGCGACCGAGGTGGTGCTGCTGTTCCTGGAGTCGATCGGCAACCCGCGGAAGTTCAGCCGAGTGGCCCGCCGGTTGGCGCAGACCAAACCGGTGGTGGCGGTGCGGTCCGGCCGGTTCACCCAGGGTGTGCCGATCGGCCACACCGTGCACCGTACGACCGTGCCGCAGGCCGCGGTCGACGCGATGTTCCGCCAGGCCGGGGTGATCCTGGTGGACACCCTGGACGCGATGCTCGACGTCGCCCAGGTGCTGGCGTACCAGCCGCTGCCCGCCGGGGGCGACCTCGCCATCGTCGGCAACTCCGACTCCCTCGGCATGCTGGCCGCCGACTCCGCCGCCGAGGCCGGGCTGACGGTGGTCCGGCAGGCCGGTGCGCTGCCGCCCGACGCCACCGCGGAGGACTTCGAGCGCGCGCTCGGTGAGGTGATCCACGACGAGGAGGTCGACTCCGTCCTGGCCGTGTGGGTCTCCCCGGTCGACCGCGACGGCGCCGACGTGGCCGAGGTGATCGCCCGGGTGGCGGGGGAGTGCACCAAGCCGGTGGTGGTGACGTTCCTCGGCAGCCAGGGCGTACCCGAACCCCTGCGCCGCTACGACGAGGACGGCGTGGCCGTTCGCGGCTCCGTACCCTCCTACCCGTCGCCCGACGCCGGCGTGCGCGCGCTGGCCAAGGTGACCGCGTACGCCCGGTGGCGGGCCAGCCCGCGCGGCCGGATCCCTCCGCTGGAAGGAATCGACGACGACCGCGCCCGGTCCATCGTCGCGGGCGTGCTGGCCGACCGGCCCGACGGCGGCGACGTCGAGGGCAAGGACCTGGACGACCTGCTGGCCTGCTACGGCATCGACATCTGGCCGGCGTACCCCGTCGGGTCCGCCGACGAGGCGGTGGCCACCGCCGAACGCCTGGGCTGGAACGTCGTCCTGAAGGCGACCGCGCCGCACCTGCGCCAGCGTCCCGACATGGCCGACGTGTGGCGCAACATCGACACCGAGGTGGAGATGCGGGACGCCTGGGCGACGATGGCCGGCACCATCGGCGAGCCGGAGCGGGCCGGGTTCGTGGTGCAGCAGATGGCGGCGCCGGGCGTACCCGTGGTGATCGGGTGTGCGGAGGACCAGATGTTCGGCCCGATCGTGTCGTTCGGCCTGGCGGGTGTGGCCACCGACCTGCTCGGCGACCTCGCCTACCGCATCCCGCCACTGACCGACGTCGACGCGGCGGAGATGGTCCGGGAGGTGCGCGCGGCCCCGCTGCTGTTCGGCCACCGGGGCGGCGAACACGCCGACGTCGCCGCGCTGGAGGACCTGCTGCACCGGGTGTCCCGCCTCGCGCAGGACCTGCCGGAGGTGGTGACCGCCTACCTCCAGCCGGTGCTGTCCCGCCCCAGCGGGCTCACGGTGCTCGGCGCGCGGGTGCAGGTGGTGCCGGTCGAGCCGCAGGCCCGCACCGACTGGTACGCCCGCCGGCTCACCCGGCTCTGA
- a CDS encoding Gfo/Idh/MocA family protein: MTVNVGLIGCGGISNPHVRGYLEIPDRAKVTAVADVVEENARTRAEQVGGAQVFSDYRDLIATANVDAVDICLPHHLHADAILAAAEAGKHILCEKPLCITTDEAAKITQAVKDNGVTLMCAHNQLFMPPVAKARELIQSGALGKVYELRTTDSFFNRGLNADMGWRGSLQTAGGGELIDTGYHPTYLLLHLATAEPSEVVAMTSRHRLEMEGEDSAQVMVRFADGSVGTIVTSWAYQPAAVTEKFSVVAEKGTLWSDGKTLNHRTTDGELTTVEFPEVHAFSAEIADFITCVTDKRRPINTEVEGVHVLKVILGAYASVKEKRVVTLADL, translated from the coding sequence ATGACCGTGAACGTCGGGCTCATCGGCTGTGGCGGCATCTCCAACCCGCACGTCCGTGGCTACCTCGAAATCCCCGACCGGGCGAAGGTGACCGCGGTCGCCGACGTGGTCGAGGAGAACGCCCGCACCCGCGCCGAGCAGGTGGGCGGTGCGCAGGTCTTCTCCGACTACCGCGACCTGATCGCCACCGCGAATGTCGACGCGGTCGACATCTGCCTCCCCCACCACCTGCACGCGGACGCGATCCTCGCCGCCGCCGAGGCCGGCAAGCACATCCTGTGCGAGAAGCCGCTGTGCATCACCACCGACGAGGCCGCCAAGATCACCCAGGCGGTCAAGGACAACGGCGTGACGCTCATGTGCGCGCACAACCAGTTGTTCATGCCGCCGGTGGCGAAGGCCCGCGAGCTCATCCAGAGCGGTGCGCTCGGCAAGGTCTACGAGCTGCGGACCACCGACAGCTTCTTCAACCGCGGCCTGAACGCCGACATGGGCTGGCGCGGCAGCCTGCAGACCGCCGGTGGCGGCGAGCTGATCGACACCGGCTACCACCCGACGTACCTCCTGCTCCACCTGGCCACCGCCGAACCGTCGGAGGTCGTGGCGATGACCAGCCGGCACCGGCTGGAGATGGAGGGCGAGGACTCCGCCCAGGTCATGGTGCGCTTCGCCGACGGCAGCGTGGGCACCATCGTCACCAGCTGGGCCTACCAGCCGGCGGCGGTGACCGAGAAGTTCTCCGTGGTGGCGGAGAAGGGCACGCTGTGGAGCGACGGCAAGACGCTGAACCACCGCACCACCGACGGTGAGCTCACGACGGTGGAGTTCCCGGAGGTGCACGCGTTCTCCGCGGAGATCGCCGACTTCATCACCTGCGTCACCGACAAGCGCCGGCCGATCAACACCGAGGTCGAGGGTGTGCACGTGCTGAAGGTCATCCTCGGCGCGTACGCCTCGGTGAAGGAGAAGCGGGTCGTCACCCTCGCCGACCTGTGA
- a CDS encoding Gfo/Idh/MocA family protein, which translates to MIRIAMLSFWHVHALGYARQAQEHPGTEIVAAWDEDPARGRAEADKLGVPFHENLADVLARDDVDAVIVDTPTNIHPEVISAAARAGKHIFTEKVLALTVRECNEILAEVDKAGVTLILSLPRLYHGYTQAIREVLESGHLGELALVRTRLSHGGAVGEGWLPEHFYDPEQCGGGALVDLGCHPMYLTRLFLGAMPESVSASYGHVTGRQVEDNAVAVLRYPNGAIGVVEAGFATTYSPFSIEIHGTKGSLLFGTPDQKLLVRSPGHEGGEKWVELPVPGDQPDAFDQWVEHIGQGTRPTANVEMGVDLTRLMEAANHSVAVDGPVRIDSVTG; encoded by the coding sequence ATGATTCGTATCGCCATGCTCAGCTTCTGGCACGTCCACGCCCTCGGCTACGCCCGCCAGGCCCAGGAACACCCGGGCACGGAGATCGTGGCCGCCTGGGACGAGGACCCGGCACGCGGCCGGGCCGAGGCGGACAAGCTGGGTGTCCCCTTCCACGAGAACCTCGCCGACGTCCTCGCCCGCGACGACGTGGACGCGGTGATCGTGGACACGCCGACCAACATCCACCCCGAGGTGATCAGCGCCGCCGCCCGGGCCGGCAAGCACATCTTCACCGAGAAGGTGCTCGCCCTCACCGTGCGCGAGTGCAACGAGATCCTCGCCGAGGTCGACAAGGCGGGCGTGACGCTGATCCTGTCGCTGCCCAGGCTGTACCACGGCTACACCCAGGCGATCAGGGAAGTGCTGGAGTCTGGCCACCTCGGTGAGCTCGCGCTGGTCCGCACCCGGCTCTCCCACGGCGGCGCGGTCGGCGAGGGCTGGTTGCCGGAGCACTTCTACGACCCCGAGCAGTGCGGCGGCGGCGCCCTGGTCGACCTCGGCTGCCACCCGATGTACCTCACCCGGCTGTTCCTCGGCGCGATGCCGGAGTCGGTGAGCGCGAGCTACGGCCACGTCACCGGCCGCCAGGTCGAGGACAACGCGGTCGCCGTGCTCCGCTACCCCAACGGCGCGATCGGGGTCGTCGAGGCCGGCTTCGCCACCACGTACTCCCCCTTCAGCATCGAGATCCACGGTACGAAGGGCAGCCTGCTGTTCGGTACGCCCGACCAGAAGCTGCTGGTGCGCAGCCCCGGACACGAGGGCGGCGAGAAGTGGGTCGAGCTCCCCGTGCCCGGCGACCAGCCGGACGCGTTCGACCAGTGGGTCGAGCACATCGGGCAGGGCACCCGGCCGACTGCCAACGTCGAGATGGGCGTCGACCTCACCCGGCTGATGGAGGCCGCGAACCACTCGGTCGCCGTCGACGGGCCGGTCCGCATCGACAGCGTGACCGGCTGA
- the uvrA gene encoding excinuclease ABC subunit UvrA, with translation MSDQLIIRGAREHNLKDVSLELPRDALIVFTGLSGSGKSSLAFDTIFAEGQRRYVESLSAYARQFLGQMDKPDVDFIEGLSPAVSIDQKSTSRNPRSTVGTITEVYDYLRLLYARIGHPHCPVCGRPIARQTPQQIVDRILEFDEGTRFQVLAPLVRGRKGEYADLFRQLITQGYSRVRVDGEVHPLGEVPKLDKQRKHTIEVVVDRLGLKGSSKRRLNDSIETALHLGGGLVTLDFVDLPENDPHRERVWSEHLYCPDDDLSFEELEPRSFSFNSPYGACPDCTGLGTRMEVDPDLVVPDPTKSLDEGALAPWAGAHVTDYFGRLIEALATTIGFRTDTPYERLPAKVRKALLHGYADQVHVSYRNRYGRERSYYTTYEGVISYVSRRHAEAESDSSRERFEGYMREVACPSCQGSRLKPISLAVTIGDRSIADASSLPIGDIAEFLRGLELSPREKQIAERVLKEIGERLRFLLDVGLDYLSLDRPSGSLSGGEAQRIRLATQIGSGLVGVLYVLDEPSIGLHQRDNHRLIETLIRLRDIGNTLIVVEHDEDTIRTADWVVDIGPGAGEHGGQVVHTGSVQELYDHPDSMTGQYLSGRRSIPVPDLRRPIDPKRQITVHKAWEHNLRDVTVSFPLGTFIAVTGVSGSGKSTLVNDILYTSLAKQIYGAREVPGRHQKITGTDNIDKVIHVDQSPIGRTPRSNPATYTGVFDHIRRLFAETPEAKIRGYLPGRFSFNVKGGRCEACSGDGTIKIEMNFLPDVYVPCEVCHGARYNRDTLEVHYKSKTISEVLDMPIEEALDFFEAIPAISRHLRTLVDVGLGYVRMGQSAPTLSGGEAQRVKLASELQKRSTGRTLYVLDEPTTGLHFEDIRKLLGVLGRLVDQGNTVIVIEHNLDVIKTADWLIDLGPEGGNRGGEVLAEGTPEEIAADETSYTGQFLRHVLPASSVDSGRGSVRVASAASRSTGASRGTTTSTAGRSASGTSAAGRPAPAKATAGKAATGKAAATKAVGAKATGTRKAPAKKAAPAAKSAAGARKTATAKKATTAKKAARTRRA, from the coding sequence GTGTCCGACCAGCTGATCATCCGCGGTGCCCGCGAGCACAACCTCAAGGACGTGTCCCTGGAGTTGCCGCGTGACGCCCTCATCGTCTTCACCGGCCTGTCCGGGTCGGGCAAGTCGAGCCTCGCGTTCGACACGATCTTCGCCGAGGGCCAGCGCCGCTACGTCGAGTCGCTGTCGGCCTACGCCCGGCAGTTCCTCGGCCAGATGGACAAGCCCGACGTCGACTTCATCGAGGGCCTGTCGCCCGCGGTCTCCATCGACCAGAAGTCCACCTCACGCAACCCCAGGTCCACGGTCGGCACGATCACCGAGGTCTACGACTACCTCCGGCTGCTCTACGCCCGGATCGGCCACCCGCACTGCCCGGTGTGCGGGCGTCCCATCGCCCGGCAGACACCGCAGCAGATCGTCGACCGGATTCTGGAGTTCGACGAGGGGACCCGCTTCCAGGTGCTTGCACCGCTGGTGCGCGGCCGCAAGGGCGAATACGCCGACCTGTTCCGCCAGCTCATCACCCAGGGCTACTCCCGGGTCCGGGTCGACGGCGAGGTCCACCCGCTCGGCGAGGTGCCCAAGCTCGACAAGCAGCGCAAGCACACGATCGAGGTGGTGGTCGACCGGCTCGGGCTGAAGGGCTCGTCGAAGCGGCGGCTGAACGACTCGATCGAGACCGCGCTGCACCTCGGTGGCGGACTGGTCACCCTCGACTTCGTGGACCTTCCCGAGAACGACCCTCATCGCGAGCGGGTGTGGTCGGAGCACCTGTACTGTCCCGACGACGACCTGTCCTTCGAGGAGCTCGAGCCCCGGTCGTTCTCGTTCAACTCTCCCTACGGCGCCTGCCCGGACTGCACCGGCCTGGGCACCCGGATGGAGGTCGACCCCGACCTCGTGGTGCCCGACCCGACGAAGAGCCTGGACGAGGGCGCGCTGGCGCCGTGGGCGGGCGCGCACGTCACCGACTACTTCGGGCGGCTGATCGAGGCGCTGGCCACCACCATCGGGTTCCGCACCGACACACCGTACGAACGCCTGCCGGCGAAGGTCCGCAAGGCACTGCTGCACGGCTACGCCGACCAGGTGCACGTCAGTTACCGCAACCGCTACGGCCGCGAGCGTTCCTACTACACCACCTACGAGGGCGTGATCTCCTACGTCTCCCGCCGGCACGCGGAGGCGGAGTCCGACTCCAGCAGGGAGCGGTTCGAGGGCTACATGCGCGAGGTGGCCTGCCCGAGCTGCCAGGGTTCGCGGCTGAAGCCGATCTCGCTCGCGGTGACGATCGGGGACCGGTCCATCGCCGACGCGTCGTCGCTGCCGATCGGCGACATCGCCGAGTTCCTGCGCGGCCTGGAGCTCAGCCCGCGCGAGAAGCAGATCGCCGAGCGGGTGCTCAAGGAGATCGGCGAGCGGCTGCGGTTCCTGCTCGACGTCGGCCTGGACTACCTCTCCCTCGACCGGCCCTCCGGCTCGCTGTCCGGCGGTGAGGCGCAGCGCATCCGGCTGGCCACCCAGATCGGGTCCGGGCTGGTCGGCGTTCTGTACGTGCTGGACGAGCCGTCGATCGGCCTGCACCAGCGCGACAACCACCGGCTGATCGAGACCCTGATCCGGCTCCGCGACATCGGCAACACCCTGATCGTGGTGGAGCACGACGAGGACACCATCCGCACCGCCGACTGGGTGGTCGACATCGGCCCGGGCGCCGGCGAGCACGGCGGCCAGGTGGTGCACACCGGCTCGGTCCAGGAGCTGTACGACCACCCCGACTCGATGACCGGGCAGTACCTCTCCGGCCGGCGCTCGATCCCCGTCCCCGACCTGCGCCGCCCGATCGACCCGAAGCGGCAGATCACCGTGCACAAGGCGTGGGAGCACAACCTCCGCGACGTCACGGTGTCGTTCCCGCTGGGCACGTTCATCGCGGTCACCGGCGTCTCCGGCTCGGGGAAGTCGACCCTGGTCAACGACATCCTCTACACCTCGCTCGCCAAGCAGATCTACGGCGCGCGGGAGGTGCCCGGCCGGCACCAGAAGATCACCGGCACCGACAACATCGACAAGGTGATCCACGTCGACCAGTCGCCGATCGGCCGCACGCCGCGGTCCAACCCGGCCACCTACACCGGCGTGTTCGACCACATCCGGCGACTGTTCGCGGAGACGCCGGAGGCGAAGATCCGCGGCTACCTCCCGGGCCGGTTCTCGTTCAACGTCAAGGGCGGGCGCTGCGAGGCGTGCTCCGGCGACGGGACGATCAAGATCGAGATGAACTTCCTGCCGGACGTCTACGTCCCCTGCGAGGTGTGTCACGGAGCCCGGTACAACCGGGACACCCTGGAGGTCCACTACAAGAGCAAGACGATCTCCGAGGTCCTGGACATGCCGATCGAGGAGGCGCTGGACTTCTTCGAGGCCATTCCGGCGATCTCCCGGCACCTGCGCACGCTGGTCGACGTCGGCCTGGGGTACGTCCGGATGGGGCAGTCGGCACCCACCCTGTCCGGCGGGGAGGCGCAGCGGGTCAAGCTCGCGTCGGAGCTGCAGAAGCGGTCGACCGGACGCACGCTGTACGTCCTGGACGAACCGACCACCGGACTGCACTTCGAGGACATCCGCAAGCTGCTCGGCGTGCTCGGCCGGCTGGTCGACCAGGGCAACACCGTGATCGTGATCGAGCACAACCTCGACGTGATCAAGACCGCCGACTGGCTGATCGACCTCGGTCCCGAAGGCGGCAACCGCGGCGGTGAGGTGCTCGCCGAGGGCACCCCGGAGGAGATCGCCGCCGACGAGACCAGCTACACCGGGCAGTTCCTGCGGCATGTGCTGCCCGCCTCGTCGGTCGACTCGGGCAGGGGATCCGTGCGGGTCGCGTCCGCGGCCAGCCGGTCCACCGGCGCCTCCCGGGGCACCACCACATCGACCGCCGGCAGGTCGGCTTCCGGCACGTCGGCTGCCGGCAGGCCGGCTCCGGCCAAGGCGACCGCCGGTAAGGCAGCCACCGGTAAGGCAGCCGCCACCAAGGCGGTCGGCGCCAAGGCGACCGGCACCCGCAAGGCCCCGGCGAAGAAGGCGGCTCCCGCCGCCAAGTCCGCTGCGGGTGCCCGGAAGACGGCAACCGCGAAGAAGGCGACGACGGCCAAGAAGGCGGCGAGGACGAGGAGGGCCTGA
- a CDS encoding nitroreductase family protein translates to MSSPIDTQATDLLLTTTRAVRKRLDLDRPVPREVLLDCIRLAVQAPTGSNQQGWRWVIVTDPDKRARLGELYRSGGAANMRAARQAESRGAQQDRVQDSARYLMEVIDRVPALVIPCIEGRITDVRHAAGFFGSIHPAVWSFQLALRSRGLGSAWTSFHLAHEEETAELLGIPPDVTQAALLPVAYTIGTDFKPATRRPVEEITYWDSWGHVEK, encoded by the coding sequence ATGTCTTCGCCCATCGACACCCAGGCCACCGACCTCCTGCTCACCACCACCCGGGCGGTCCGCAAGCGACTCGACCTCGACCGCCCGGTGCCGCGGGAGGTGCTGCTGGACTGCATCCGGCTCGCCGTCCAGGCGCCGACCGGAAGCAACCAGCAGGGCTGGCGCTGGGTGATCGTGACGGACCCGGACAAGCGGGCCCGGCTCGGTGAGCTGTACCGCTCCGGCGGCGCCGCCAACATGCGCGCCGCCCGCCAGGCGGAATCGCGTGGGGCGCAGCAGGACCGTGTGCAGGACTCGGCCCGCTACCTCATGGAGGTCATCGACCGGGTGCCGGCGCTGGTCATCCCGTGCATCGAGGGGCGTATCACCGACGTCCGGCACGCGGCCGGCTTCTTCGGCTCGATCCACCCTGCCGTCTGGAGCTTCCAGCTGGCGTTGCGCTCGCGGGGTCTCGGCTCGGCGTGGACGTCGTTCCACCTCGCCCACGAGGAGGAGACCGCCGAGCTGCTCGGCATCCCGCCGGACGTCACCCAGGCGGCTCTGCTGCCGGTCGCCTACACCATCGGCACCGACTTCAAGCCGGCCACCCGCCGCCCGGTCGAGGAGATCACCTACTGGGACAGCTGGGGCCACGTGGAGAAGTGA
- a CDS encoding selenium-binding protein SBP56-related protein — MPRFTPDPTFYPSPRDAAAAPVEKLAYVAAFARPADKPDALAVLDVDETSASYGEVVGWTELPNLGDEVHHFGWNACSSALCPTAAHPHVERRYLVVPGIRSSRIYVIDTRDDPTSPRVVKVLEADELGKRAGYSRPHTVHCGPEGIYVSALGGHGEEGPGGVAILDHTTFEVRGPWEADRGDQYLAYDLWWHIGHDVAVTSEWGTPSMIENGVVPELLLANKYGHRLHFWDLRKRRNIQTVDLGAQHQMALELRPAHDPRKQYGFVGVVVSTEDLSASVWLWTREGSEFAVRKVIEIPAEPADAADLPPALQPFGAVPPLVTDIDLSVDDRFLYVSAWGTGELLQYDVTDPEHPRKTGSVRLGGVVRRTPHPAVPELALSGGPQMVEVSRDGARVYVSNSLYGAWDDQFYPDGVGAWVAKLDVDPRTGGLTPDERFFPHDTDFRGRRVHQIRLQGGDASSDSYCFP, encoded by the coding sequence GTGCCCCGGTTCACCCCGGATCCGACGTTCTATCCCTCACCGCGAGACGCCGCCGCCGCGCCGGTGGAGAAGCTCGCCTACGTCGCGGCGTTCGCCCGCCCGGCCGACAAGCCCGACGCGCTCGCAGTCCTCGACGTCGACGAGACCTCCGCCTCCTACGGCGAGGTGGTCGGCTGGACGGAGTTGCCCAACCTCGGCGACGAGGTGCACCACTTCGGCTGGAACGCCTGCAGCAGCGCGCTGTGCCCGACGGCGGCGCACCCGCACGTCGAACGCCGCTATCTCGTCGTACCCGGAATCCGCTCGTCCCGGATCTACGTCATCGACACCCGCGACGACCCGACCAGCCCGCGAGTCGTCAAGGTGCTGGAGGCCGACGAGCTCGGCAAGCGAGCCGGCTACTCCCGCCCCCACACCGTCCACTGTGGCCCGGAGGGCATCTACGTGTCCGCGCTCGGCGGCCACGGTGAGGAGGGCCCGGGCGGGGTGGCGATCCTGGACCACACCACGTTCGAGGTCCGCGGGCCCTGGGAGGCCGACCGCGGCGACCAGTACCTCGCGTACGACCTGTGGTGGCACATCGGCCACGACGTAGCGGTGACCAGCGAGTGGGGCACGCCGTCGATGATCGAGAACGGCGTGGTTCCCGAGCTCCTGCTGGCCAACAAGTACGGCCACCGGCTGCACTTCTGGGACCTGCGCAAACGACGCAACATCCAGACCGTCGACCTCGGCGCCCAGCACCAGATGGCGCTGGAGCTGCGCCCGGCGCACGACCCGAGGAAGCAGTACGGCTTCGTCGGCGTGGTGGTGAGCACCGAGGATCTGTCCGCGTCGGTGTGGCTGTGGACCCGCGAGGGCTCGGAGTTCGCGGTGCGGAAGGTGATCGAGATCCCGGCCGAGCCGGCCGACGCGGCCGACCTGCCGCCCGCGCTGCAGCCGTTCGGAGCGGTCCCGCCGCTCGTCACCGACATCGACCTGTCGGTCGACGACCGTTTCCTGTACGTCTCGGCGTGGGGGACGGGGGAGTTGCTGCAGTACGACGTCACCGACCCCGAGCACCCGCGCAAGACGGGGTCGGTGCGGCTCGGCGGCGTCGTCCGGCGTACGCCACATCCGGCCGTGCCGGAGCTCGCGCTGTCCGGCGGTCCGCAGATGGTGGAGGTGAGCCGCGACGGCGCCCGGGTGTATGTCTCGAACTCCCTCTACGGCGCGTGGGACGACCAGTTCTATCCCGACGGGGTAGGTGCGTGGGTGGCCAAGCTCGATGTCGATCCGCGGACAGGCGGCCTGACCCCGGACGAGCGGTTCTTCCCGCACGACACGGACTTCCGGGGCCGCCGGGTGCACCAGATCCGGCTCCAGGGCGGCGACGCCTCCTCGGACTCCTACTGCTTCCCCTGA